The region GCTCACCTGATGTGAGAGGTACCCCGATGCAGCTCAGCCGTACCGAAATCCATCTCGATGGCCGATGGGCGCGGCCGGACGGGACCGAGAAGATCCCGGTGGAGAACCCGTTCACCGAAGAGATCATCGCCGAGATTCCCGCCTGTACCGCCACCGACGTCGACCGGGCGGTCACCGCCGCCCGCGCCGCCTTCGACGGTTGGGCCGACACCGACCCGCTCGATCGGGCCGCCGCGCTGGACCGGCTCTACGCCGCACTCGCCTCCCGCGCCAGCACCCTCGCCGAGACCATCAGCCTCGAACTCGGCACTCCACAGAAGTTCGCCACCCGGGTCCAGGTCGGCCTCCCGCTGACGGTCCTGAAGAGCTACGTGGACCTGGCCCGACAGCCCGATGCGGCGGAGACCATCGGCAACTCGCTGGTGCTCCGCGAACCGGTCGGCGTCGTCGGTGCCATCACCCCGTGGAACTACCCACTGCACCAGGTGATCGCCAAACTGGCCCCCGCGCTCGCCGCCGGCTGCACCGTGGTGCTGAAACCGAGCGAGCTGACCCCGCTGGTGGCCTACCAACTCTTCGACGCGATCGACGAGGCCCGGCTGCCGCCCGGGGTGGTCAACCTGGTCACCGGGACCGGCCCGGTCGTCGGGGAGGCCCTCGCCGGGCATCCGGACGTGGACATGGTCTCCTTCACCGGCTCCACCGCCGTCGGCCGGCGGATCTCCCACCTGGCCGCCGACCGGATCGCCCGGGTAGCGCTCGAACTCGGCGGCAAGTCGGCGAACATCATCCTCGACGACGCCGACCTCCCCACCGCGGTCCGGGCCGGCATCGCCAACTGCTTCATCAACTCCGGCCAGACCTGCACCGCCTGGACCCGGATGCTGGTGCACCGTAGCCGATACGCCGAAGCCCTCGAACTCGCCGCCCAATTCGCCGCCGGATACCAGCTCGGCGGCCCCTTCGAACCAGCCACCCGACTCGGGCCGCTGGTCTCCGCCACCCAACGTGACCGGGTACGCGCACACATCGAGCGCGGCCTCGCCGACGGCGGTCGCCTGGTCACCGGCGGACTGGACGCACCGGTCCCCGAACGGGGGCATTTCGTCGCACCCACCATCGTCGCCGACGTCGACCCGGACAGTGCGCTGGCCCAGGAGGAGATCTTCGGGCCGGTCCTGTCGGTCATCGCCTTCGACGACCTCGACCAGGCCGTGGCGATCGCGAACAACTCCCGGTACGGCCTCGCCGGTGCGGTCTTCGCCGGTGACGACGAACGGGCCCTCGCGGTCGCCCGCCGGATCCGCACCGGCTCGGTGGAGATCAACGGCGGCTCGTTCAACCCGCTCGCCCCGTTCGGTGGCTACAAACAGTCCGGCATCGGCCGGGAATTGGGTGGGCACGGCCTCGCCGAGTTCACCCAGCTCAAGGCAATCCAGCACAGGACAGTCCAACAAGAGGCGGGCCAACGAGAGGCGGTCCAGCGATGAGGGCGCTGGTCGTTACTGGCGTCGGTACCGAGCCAGCCGTCACCGACATCGAACTCCCCGCCCCCGGACCTGACGAGGTGCGGGTCCGGATCCGCGCCGCCGGGGTCTGCCACTCCGACCTGTCCATGATGAACGGAACGGTCGCGGCGGCGTACCCCCTGGTACTCGGACATGAGGCCGCCGGCGTGGTGACCGAGGTGGGCGACGACGTACGTCGAGTCGGTGTCGGCGACCACGTGGTGCTGAACTGGGCACCCCCGTGCCGGCAGTGCTGGTCCTGCCAGCACGGTGAACCATGGCTCTGCGCCCAGGCCGGCGCGCCAGCGGTGCCCCGGGGTCACACCACCGGTGGCGATCCGCTGCACGTCACGCTCGGTCTCGGTGCACTCGCTGAGGAAGTCGTCGTCAGCGAACGGGCGGTGATCGGTGTCCCGGCCGGACTGCCGTTCGAATCGGCCGCCCTGCTCGGCTGCGCGGTACTGACCGGGGTTGGTGCGGTCACCCGGACCGCCGCCGTCGCACCTGGCGAATCGGTGCTGGTTCTCGGGCTGGGCGGGGTGGGGTTGGCAACAGTGATCGCCGCCCGGGCCGCCGGTGCCGGGCGGATCATCGCCGCCGACCTCGCCGAAGCCAAGAGCGAGTTGGCCCGGGCCGCCGGGGCCACCGACTTCCTGACCTCCGACGACACGCTCGGTAAACAGATCCGGGCACTGACCGACGGGCGCGGGGTCGACCACGCCTTCGAATGCGTCGGACGGGCCACCACGATCCGTACCGCCTGGCGGGCCACCCGGCGTGGCGGCCAGGTGACCGTGGTGGGGATGGGTGCGAAGGACGATCTGGTCGCACTCAGCGCGCTGGAGATCTTCCACTCCGCCCGTACCCTGCGCTCCTCGGTCTACGGCTCCTCCGACCCGGACCGGGACGTACCGGAGCTGGCCGCCTCGGTGCTCGACGGGTCACTCGACCTCGGCCCGCTGATCACCGACCGGTGTGAACTTTCCGAGGCTCCGGCCGCCTTCGCCAGGATGGCGCGGGGCGAAGGTGCCCGTACCGTCGTGCACTTCGACTGATCGCCGACTCCCCTGGCAACTGCTCACCCCACCGGGGTGCCGTGTTCACCGCAGGACACGGGCCAGCTCCATCCGGGAGCGGAGGCCGAGCCGGTGGAAGATGTTGCGCATGTGATGGTCGATGGTGCGCGGGCTGAGGTGCAGGCGGGCGGCCACCTCCCGGTTGGTCGCTCCCTCCACCACCAGCCGGGCGATCCGCAACTGCTGGGCGGTCAACGTCCGCACATCCACTGTGGGGGCCGGGACGGTCGCACCGGCAGCCCGCAGCTCCGCCATCGCCTGCTGGGTCCAGACCGGGACGCCGAGCCGCTGGAACGTCTCCGCCGCCCGATGGAGATGTTCCCGGGCGGCACGGGGTCGGCGCGAGCGACGCAGTTCCTGGCCGAAGAGGAGTTCGGTACGGGCCCAGTCGAAGTCCGCCCCACCCGCCGCGTGCAGATGTAACGCCTCCCGGAAGTAGTCCTCGGCCACCCCGCCTCCCCGGGGTGCCAGCAGCGCATGACAGCGGGCCGAAACGGCCCGACGACCGGGATTTCCGGTGCCGCTGGCCCAGCGGTCGAAGACTGCCAACGCCCGTACTGCCCGCGCCCGCACCGCCGTCGGGGATCCCGGGGTCAGCCCGGACACCGCCGCTACCGACGGTGCCACCGCTGCGGCGGCACCGCTGTGGGCAACCGCCTCGATCAGGTACGGCGTGGCCATCACCTGTACGACGAGTTGCCCGCTGCCGGTGCCGGGCTGGGCCAGGGAATGCAGTCGGGCAGCGGCGTCCGGGCTGCGGCCGTCGATGAGGTCGAGCACCGCCAGCGCCCACTGGCGTAACGCCCACGGCCGCTGCCGTTCCGGTTGCGTTCCGGCTGGGAACTGGCCGTGCCGCAACGCCCCAGCCCGGTCGCCCCGGATCGCGGCCAGGACCGCGAGCATGCCTCGGTGGTTGTCGGCGCTGTTCTCCTGCCCACTCTCCCAGGCTGCTGTCAAACCTTCCTGGGCTGCTGCCACAGCTGTCGTCCCGGTCGGATCGCACCAGTAGTGGGCGTAACTGAGCAGTTCCAACGCCCTCGGCAGCATCGAGACATCTCCGCTGGCCCGTGCCCGCGCCACCGCCCGGGAAGCAAGGTTGCGGGCCGCGACGTCGTCGGCAGCGAGCAGGCTGGCGACGCTCGCCACGGTGAGCCCGGCCGGATCGGTCGACCGGGTCGCGATGGTGACCGCCCGCCGCAGGTGCGCCGCTGCGGCGTGGTGGTGCCCCTGGAAGGCCGCGGCGGAACCGGCGATGTGCTCCTGGGCCAACAGGACGGCATCCGGGGCGCCGGGCTGGCGTAGCCCGGCCGCCCGACGAGCGATCTCGGCGTACCGGTGGTATTCACCGGAGAAGCTGACCGCCTCCCCGGCCCGCAGCAGTGCCTCCAGGGCCAATTGACGGTCAGTCGGAGCCAATGATTCAGCGGCGGTCAGCAGACAGTCCAGTGCCTCGCCAGCCGCGCCCGCACGCAGTGCCATCTCTCCGCTGAGCAGCCAGGCCCGTCCCTGCACCGCCCGGTCCGTGCCGCCCGCCCGGACCCGGAAGAGCAACCGGTGGGCCCGCTGCGGGTTGCCGGCCAACCAGGCGTAGCGGGCTGCGGTCATCAACCGGTTCGCCGCGTTACCTCGCCCAGCACTGGTACGGGCGTCGCTGAGCTGGGCGGCGCGTTCCAGCGCCGCTGAGGCGGTCGCATAGGTCCCCGTCGGGGCTGCGGCGGCCTGCTCCAGTTCGGTGGCGAGCGGTTCGTCCGGCCCATCGGCGGCAGCGGCCAGGTGCACGGCGCGGCGTAGTCGTTGCTCCGGACCGGTGTCGATGATCCGGGCAAGCAGTAGATGCGCGGTGCGTCGGCGCGCCAGCGGTGCCTGCCGATAGACCAGGGCCCGGAGCAGTTGTGGCGAGAAGTTCACGCCCTGGTCATCGACTCGGATCAGGCCGGCGAGTTCCGCTGGCGCGAGGGCGGAGAGTGCCGTACCGGAGGCAACTGCGGCTCGGACGAGTCCGGGCTGGTCCAGTACGTCGTCGGCGGCGGCGAGCAGGAGCAGCCAGCGGGTCTCGGTGGGGAGCCGGCGCAACCGGTCCCGGTACGACCGGCCGAGCACCCCGTCGAGCGGCAGGGCTGTGGGCAGTGGCTCCTCGCCGTACCGTTGGGCGGGGGTGAGCGCCACGGCCAGGTCGGTGAGGGCCTGCGGGTTGCCCCGCGCGAGCCGGGCCAGGGTGGTGGCCGCGTCGCCTGGCAGGCCGTCGGGGATCAGGTCGGCCAACCGGGCCAGGCTGTCGGCCGGGTCGAGCGGAGTCAGTTGGAGCGCCGGTACGTCGGAGATGGTGGCCGACACCTCGCTGGTGAACAGCATGGCGACCCGGTATGGGCGCAGCCGACGGGCGGCGAAGGCGAGCACGTCGAGCGACGGAGGGTCGGCGGCGGGTACGTCGTCGAGACGGCAGAACAGGGGCTGCTCGGCGCTGGCCGTACCGAGCAGCCCGAGCACCGCCTGGCAGAGGACCAGCTGGTCCGGCTCGGGGCAGCCTTCTCCGGTGAGTGCCCGGGTGAGCACCTGGGTTTGCCGGGTGGGGAGGAGGGGGAGCTGCCCGACGAGCGGTTCGAGGAGCCGGTGCAGTACGGCGTACGGCAGGGTGGCCTCGTCGGGCAGACCTTTGGCGGCGAGGACGGTGAACCCGGCGGGATGGGCGGTGGCCGTCGCGCTGCCCTGATCCAGCAGTGTGGTCTTGCCCAGGCCGAGTTCACCGTGCAGCAGTAGGGCCCCGCCGGTGCCGCTGGCGGCCTCGTCGATCAGGTTGATGATCGCCCGGCATTGCGTGGCCCGTCCACGCAGGCCAGCTTTTTGCACTAATGATGCATCAATCATGCATCGAGTGTTACCTATTGGTGACGAGATCGGAAGGGGGCGATGACTGGGCTCGCGGCCGCGTGGCAGCTGCTCCGCGCCAACCGGCCGGTCACGCTGGCCCTCTTCGAGTCCGCCATGGCGGCCGGGCCGGCCAGCGGGCAGATGTGGCAACGGCTCGTTGCCGATACCGCCATGCTGCGCGACCACCTCGAGTACTCGCGGGATCGCGGAGGGCAGCTGCCGGGTGAGCCGACACTGGTGGCCGCCACGATGGGGGCGGTGCTGGTGACGCTGGCGTACGCACTGCCCACCGACGGGTCAGCCACCCCGGACGACGAGGTGGTCGACACACTTACGCGACTGTTCCTGCACGGGCTCGCTGGACAGGCCTAATCAGACCGATCATGGAGCTTCACCACACCCGGGCATCGAGTTCCACGAACTAGAACGGCACTAGCTGGGTCAACCCGTCCGGGTGGCCCGACTCGCTCAGTCGGATGCGGCGAGCAGCGCCAGGATGGTACGGGTCATCGTCCGACGGGCCTCGTCGACGCCGAGGCCCAGCCCGTCGCGCAGCATCGACCAGGCCGGCCACATGCTCGCCGCAATCAACGCGTTGAGCAGTTGTGTCCGGTCCTGCCCCGCGGCGTCGAGTTCGACGGCGAACAACTCGGTCAGCTCGTTCCGGAGCAACTCGATGTGCTTGGCCCGGTTGCGGCGCAGTTGTGCCGAGGTCGGCTCCCGCAACTGGGCTGCCCGCGCCGAGGGTGCGATCAACTGGAGCAGCCGGGCACGTTGCCGGCAGAAGGCGTCCACCCGCTTGACCAGTGGCAGATTGACCGGGATCGGCTGGTAGGCCGCCTTCTGCTCGGCGAGGACCCGCTCACCGCTGGCCTCGAAGAGGGTCTCCATGTCCTTGAAGTTGGTCCAGAGTGCCCGAAGCGAGACCCCGGCCCGCTCGGCGATCCGCTCGCCGGTCGGCCGCAGATCGCCCTCACCGATCAGCGCCAGGTGCGCGTCGACGATGGCTGTCCGGGTGCGTTCGGCCCGCGCGGTGCGGCCATCCACCCGCACCGGTACGTCGGTGTCGCTCATCGCCTGGTGCTCCCTGCTGACCGTCGGAATGTGCATCAGCAGTGTAGTAGCGATCAGCCGTCCGTTGGCTGGTGCCGGCGGAGTTCGCGCCGAGCCAGGGACCGACGGTGCACCTCGTCCGGACCATCGGCCAGTCGAATGGTCCGGGCCGCCACCCAGAGCCGAGCCAGCGGGGTGTCCTGGCTGACGCCAGCGGCACCGTGCGCCTGGATGGCCCGGTCCACCACCCACTGGGCCATCTCCGGCACCACGATCTTGATTGCCTGGATCTCGGTCCGGGCCCCCTTGTTACCCACCGTGTCCATCAGCCAGGCGGTCTTGAGCGCCAGCAGCCGGGCCTGTTCGATCCGGACCCGGGATTCGGCGATCCAGTCCTGGATCACCCCCTGGTCGGCCAACGGACCGCCGAACGCCTGCCGGTTACTGACCCGACGGCACATCAGTTCCAGGGCTCGTTCGGCCATGCCGATCAGCCGCATGCAGTGGTGGATCCGCCCTGGACCGAGCCGCGCCTGGGCGATGGCGAACCCGGATCCCTCGGTGGAGATCAGGTTCTTCGCCGGAACCCGTACGTCGACGAAGTCGATCTCGGCGTGTCCACCATGGTCGGCGTCGTCGAAGCCGAATGTCTCCATGCCCCGGCGGACGGTGACCCCCGGGGTGTCCCGGGGCACCAGGATCTGGCTCTGTTGCCGGTGCTGGGGCGCATCCGGGTCGGTCTTGCCCATCACAATGAAGATCTGACAGAGCGGGCTCATCGCCCCGGTGATGAACCACTTCCGACCGTTGATCACGTAGTCGTCGCCGTCGCGTTCGATCCGGGTCGCGATGTTGGATGCGTCCGAGGAGGCAACCTCCGGCTCGGTCATCGCGAACGCCGACCGGATCCGCCCGTCGAGCAGCGGCTCCAGCCACTCCTTACGCTGCTCCTCGGTGCCGAACTCCGCCAGCACCTCCATGTTCCCGGTGTCCGGAGCCGCGCAGTTCAACGCCGCCGGTGCCACGCTGGGACTGTGCCCGGTGATCTCCGCGAGCGGGGCGTACTGCAGGTTGGTCAGGCCGGCGCCGTACACGCCAGGCAGGAAGAGGTTCCAGAGCCCGCGACGGCGGGCCTCGGCCCGCAGGTCGTCAAGGATCGGTGGGTGCGACCAGCCCGACTCCCGGGCCTGATCGGCGAAGACCGGCTCGGCCGGGTAGACCCACTCGGTCATGAAGTCGAGCAACTGCGCACGCAGCTCCTCGGTGCGACCGTCGAATTCGAAGTCCATACGCCTACTCGCTCCGCTCGCTCATGCCGTCCACTCGTTTCGCTCGCTCATGCCGCTGCGCCCAGATTTCGCGCACTCATACCGCTGCGTCCAATGTTTCGTGCGCCTGCTGGACCAGTGGAGCTACCTGCGCCCCGATCCGGTCGAAGCCGGGGCCGACCGTCTGACCGTGTACGTACCGGTAGTGCACGCCTTCGAGGATCACCGCGAGCTTGAAGGCGGCGAACGCGACGTACCACCGCATGTTGCTGGTGTCGCGGCCGGAGCGTCGGGCGTAGTGCGCGGTGATCTCGGCGGTGTCGGGATGGCCGGAGACCGCGAGCGCCGAACGCGCCGGGCCGGCGACGGCGAGCATCGGGCGGCCGGCGTAGACCAGCATCAACGCGAGGTCGCTCAGCGGATCACCGAGGGTGGACATCTCCCAGTCGAGCACCGCGCGGATCTCGCCGGCCGGGCCGACCAGCACGTTGTCCAACCGGAAGTCGCCGTGCACGATCGTGCCGTCCGGACAATCGGGTACGGCCGTGGCCAACCGGTCGTGGAGTTGCTCGATCCCGGGTACGTCCCGGCTACGGGAGGCGTCCAGTTGCCGCTTCCAGCGCCGGACCTGCCGGTCGTTGTAACCCTCCACGCGACCGAAGTCGGCCAGCCCGACCCCTGCCGGCCGGACCTCGTGCAGGTCGGCGAGGGTCTCCACCAGGGATAGCACAAGGGCACGCACCCGGTCCGGGCCGAGCTGTTCCAACTCGTCCGGGTCCCGGTGGACCACGCCGTCGACCTGCTCCATCAGGTAGAAGGGGGCACCGAGCACCGCCGGGGCCGAGCAGAACAGCAAGGTCGTCGGCACGGGGAAGCCGACCGGGCCGAGCGCCCTCAGCACGCGAAACTCCCGAGCCATGTCGTGTGCGGTGGCGAGGACATGGCCCAGCGGTGGGCGGCGCAACACCCAGCGAGACGTCCCATCGGTCACCGCATAGGTCAGGTTGGATCGGCCGCCGACCATCAGGTCGGCCCGAAGTTCACCGTCGACCAGGTCCGGGGCGTGCTGGTCGAGGTAGCACCGGAGCCGGTCGAGGTCCAGACCGGGCAGGCTGACTGCGTCTCGCGCGCTCATGACGACTCCCTCTGCGGCGGTGCCGGTGCCGCCTGGGAGCGGGACCGATCCCGCGCTGTCTCGTGTCGCTGCTGCAGGCGGTTCATCGCGCGCAGCCACCGGTCCGGGTCGGCGGCCCGCCGAAGATAGAAGTCTGCCACTTCGGTGTGCGGCAGCACCAGGAACCGGTCGTCGGTCAGCGCCTCCAGCACCGCGTCGGCGACCTCGTCGGCGCTGAGGGCCCCATCGTCGAGCAGTGCGCTGCCCATCGTCCCGGACCGGGCGAGCATCGGAGTCCGTACGCCCTGCGGGCAGAGTGCCTGCACAGTGATGCCCCGGTGTTCGTAGCTGGCCCGAAGCCACTCGGCCAAACTGAGCGCGGCGTGTTTGGTGACCGAGTACGGTGCGTTGCCGAGCATGGTCAGCAGCCCGGCGGCGGAGACGGTGACCAGCAGTCGGCCCTGCCCGTCGGCGAGCCAGTTGGGCAGCAGGGCGCGGGCGGCGTAGACCTGGGAGAGGACGTTGACCTGCCACGCCCGCGCCCACGTCTCGTCCGACGCGTCGAGGCCACCGGCCGGGGCGATGCCGATGTTGGCGCAGAAGAGGTCCAGTGCACCGTATTCGGTCCAGACCCGTTCGACCAGCCGGTCGACGAAGTCGGCGTCTGCGGCGTCACCCGCGATGGCCAGGGCACCGATCCGGGCTGCGACGCGTTCGGCGGCGACCACGTCCAGGTCGTTGACGACGACCCGCGCCCCGGCAGCGACGAAGCGTTCCGCGAGGGCGGCCCCGATACCCGACGCGCCGCCGGTGACCACCACCACCGCGTCGTCGAGGTCGAGCCCGACGGGGGTCATTCGGCGACCCGGCCGGCGATGGTGAGTCCACCGTCGACGATCAGGCTCTGTCCGGTGATCCAGGCGGCGTCCGGGCTGGCGAGGAAGGCGACAGCGGCGGCGACGTCGGCCGGGTCGCCGAGCCGGGCAAGCGGATAACCTGCGGCGACCTCGGATTCCCGCCCGGCGTAGAGGGCGGCGGCGAAGCGGGTCTTCACCACCGCCGGGGCGACCGCGTTGACCCGGATCCGCGGGGCGAGTTCGACGGCGAGCGCGGCGGTCAGTTGGTGCAGTGCGGCCTTGCTGACGCCGTAGAAGGCGATGTTGGCGGCTGGCCGCGACGCCGAGACCGAGGAGATGTTGACTACGGCGGCGTCGCGGTCGCCGAAGCCGGTCGCGCAGGCCTGTTGGACCCAGCCGAGTGCCGCCAGGGTGTTGATCTCCATGATCTTCCGGGCCGCGTCCAGGTCCAGACCGGTGAGCGGCCCGTATACCGGGTTGATGCCGGCATTGTTGACCAGGATGTCGAGTGGGCCGAAGGTCCTGGTCGCCTCGGTGACAGCCCGCGCTCGGTGCTCGGGGTCGTCGGCTGCCCCTGGGACGCCATGGGCCACCGACGGGCCGCCGAGGGCGGTCACCGCCTCGGCGAGCGGCACCGGCTTGCGGCCGGTGATCACCACTCGGGCTCCTTCGTCGACGAACCGCTGGGCAATGGCCAGGCCGATGCCGCGACTGGCACCGGTCACCAGGGCCACCCGACCGGCAAGACGACCAACACACGGTCGCGCAGTTTTTGCAGTCACGGTGCGTATTTTAGGGACGGGTTGTCATGCCCGTCAATCACCGTGAGAAGTACCACCGAGGATTCAATGGACAGCCACGCCACAGTAAGCGCACCCTTAGTGCATATTGATCCTGAAGAGAGGACATCAGGAGCCATGCCCGAAGCTGTCATCGTCGCCGCTACCCGCTCCCCCATCGGCCGCGCCAACAAGGGCTCCCTGACCGACGTACGCCCCGACGATCTCGCGGCGACGATCGTGCGGGCCGCACTGGACGCGGTACCGCAGCTCGATCCACACCAGATCGACGACCTCATGCTCGGCACCGGTCAACCCGCCGGCGAGCAGGGTTACAACCTGGCCCGGGTGGTCGCCACCCTGCTCGGCTTCGACCACCTGCCCGGCACCACGGTCAACCGGTACTGCTCCTCCTCGCTACAGACCACCCGGATGGCGTTCCACGCCATCCGGGCCGGCGAGGGAGACATCTTCGTCTCCGCCGGGGTCGAATCCGTCTCCCGATACGCCCACGGCCGCAGTGACGGGCTACCCGAGACCACCAACCCGCGCTTCGCCACGGCCCGGGATCGCAGCGCACGCCGCGCCAGCGTCCCGGGTGCGGAGTCGTGGCAGGATCCCCGGGAGTACGGCGAGTTGCCCGACGTCTACCTCGCGATGGGACAGACCGCGGAGAACGTCGCTCAGCTCCGAGGCGTGAGTCGGGCCCGGCAGGACGCGTTCGCGGTCCGCTCGCAGAACCGCGCCGAGCAGGCGATCGCCAACGGCTTCTGGGCCCGGGAGATCACCCCGATCTCCCGACCGGACGGCACGGTCGTCACCGCCGACGACGGCCCACGGCCGGGGGTCACCCTGCCGGCGGTGGCCGCACTGAAGCCGGTCTTCCGCCCGGACGGTACGGTGACCGCCGGCAATGCCTGCCCCCTGAACGACGGCGCGGCCGCCCTGGTGATCATGTCCGACGTTCGGGCCCGCGAACTGGGCATCGACCCGCTGGCCCGGATCGTCGCCACCGGGCTCTCCGCCCTCTCTCCGGAGATCATGGGCCTCGGCCCGGTCGAGGCGTCCCGCCGGGCACTGAACCGAGCCGGCATGTCCATATCAGACATCGATCTAGTGGAGATCAACGAAGCGTTCGCGGTGCAGGTGGTGGCAAGCGCGGACGAGTTGGGCGTCGATTTCGACCGGTTGAACGTCAACGGCGGGGCGATCGCCGTCGGCCACCCGTTCGGGATGACCGGCGCCCGGATCACCACCACCCTGCTCAACTCGCTGCACTGGCACGACAAGACGATCGGGCTGGAAACCATGTGCGTCGGCGGCGGCCAGGGCATGGCGATGATCGTCGAGCGACTGGGCTGAGGTAGCAGATCGCCGCACTCATCGACGAGCGACCGGTGACCTGGACCGGGTGCCCTCGGCGGAAACGCGCCGGGGGCACCCGAGCAGCCGTTGCAACCAACTCAGGAGGTCGGGATCCCGTTCGCCGGGGGTGCCGGCGGCGCTTCCGGATACTCGTTGACCGGCCCGCCGGCCGAGTCGGTCTCGTAGGTGGGCCCGAAGTAGTCCTGCTTCCCCTGCTCCACCTTGATCATGCGCATTCCGCCATATCCGGAATGGTTCTCCTTGGAGAACCGGAGCGGAGCCAGACCAGGGCCTTTGAAGCCGCCCCGCTCGATCGCGTCGATCAGGCCCTGCCGGGTCAGGTTCTTGCCGGCGGCAAGCAGCGCCTGTACGAAGAGATAGCCGACCGCCATGCCGTAGACGATGTTGCCGTCGAAGGCAGCACCCCCGTTCCGCTCATCATTGATCTTGCGGAAGAGCGCAGTCCACTGGTCGTCACTGGCTGCCGCCGAGGGAAGGTAGTTGACCCCGAGCATCCCCTCCAGGAGGCCCTTGTTCTCCCCGAGCTGCGCGGCGAGCGTCGGGTAGTCACCGCCCACCCCGGAGACCAGCCACGTCGGCTTGAACCCGAGCCGGGCCGCGGTGCCGATCGCCAGCGAGGTGAAGCCTGGGACGGTGGCCAGTACGACCACCTGGCAACCGCCGGCCTTCAACTCACCGAGCTGCGGGGCCACGTTGGTGTTGCTGGTGACGTAGGTCTTCTTGACCGCCACAGTGGATGCGCCCAATACCTGCTCCACCCCGGCCAGGCTGTCCTCACCGAAATCGTCGCCCTGACCGAAGAAGCAGACCTTCTGACCAGCAAGGTTGCTCTTGATGTAGGTAGCAAGGATCTTGCCCTCGACGGTGTAGTCGGTGTTGAACCCGAAGGTGTACGGGTATCGCGTCGGCGCGTTCCAGGCCCGGCTACCGGAGGCGACGAAGAGATCCGGCACCTTGCTGTTGTTCAGGAAGTCGAGCACACCGCTGTGTGGTGGCGTGCCCAGCCCGTTGAGGATGGCGAAGACCTTGTCCTGCAGGACCAGCTCGCGGACCACCTGCTGGGTGGTGGCCGGGTTGTACCCGTCATCCATGATCTTGTAGTTGATCTTGCGACCGTGGACGCCACCGTTGGCGTTGACGTGGTCGAAGTACGCCTTGGTCGCCGGTGCGATCTTCGAGTAGCCGGCCGAGGCCGGGCCGGTCAGCGGCATGTGCGTGCCGACCAGGATCTCGGTGTCGGTGACGCCGGGGACGTTGCCTCCGGCCGGGCCGCCTTCGTCGCTCCCACAGGCCGCCAGGGCCGTGACCAGTACGGCGGAGGTGGCGATCGCGAGTGCGCGGTGCGCGATGCGCTGCATCGTCCGACCTTTCTCGGTCCGGCGGCGAGCCGCAGGACCGGTGACGAGGGATATGTGGTGGTAGTGGTGGAGCGGGTGCGGTGGCGCATCGGATCACCGCCCGGTCGGCACCCGCCACCGGGCTCCGACGAACCGGCCGACGCGGCGCAGCAGACCCTGCACACCGCCCGGCGCGGCGATCACCACGACGATCAACGTGACTCCGAAGATCGCCAGGGAGAGGTTTCCGTCCAGCCGCTGCGCGACCGCTGCCGACGGATCGGCCAGATCGGTGATCGTGCTGGTCAACGCCGGCAGGGCCACCAGAAGCAGGGCACCCCAGAGCGCGCCGGCCAGGCTGCCGAGCCCACCTATCACGATGGCCATCAGCAGATAGAGCGAGAGGGTCAGGGAGAAGGCACCGGGCGAGACACTCTGCGCCAGCACGGCCAGCAGCCCACCACCGAGTCCGGCACAGCCGGCGCTGACCACGAAGGCCAGGACCTGGGTACGTCCGACGTGGATGCCGGCCAGCCGAGCGGCGACCTCGTCGTCGCGGACCGCCCGAAGGTGACGACCGAACCGGCTGTGGAT is a window of Micromonospora polyrhachis DNA encoding:
- a CDS encoding acetyl-CoA C-acetyltransferase, which encodes MPEAVIVAATRSPIGRANKGSLTDVRPDDLAATIVRAALDAVPQLDPHQIDDLMLGTGQPAGEQGYNLARVVATLLGFDHLPGTTVNRYCSSSLQTTRMAFHAIRAGEGDIFVSAGVESVSRYAHGRSDGLPETTNPRFATARDRSARRASVPGAESWQDPREYGELPDVYLAMGQTAENVAQLRGVSRARQDAFAVRSQNRAEQAIANGFWAREITPISRPDGTVVTADDGPRPGVTLPAVAALKPVFRPDGTVTAGNACPLNDGAAALVIMSDVRARELGIDPLARIVATGLSALSPEIMGLGPVEASRRALNRAGMSISDIDLVEINEAFAVQVVASADELGVDFDRLNVNGGAIAVGHPFGMTGARITTTLLNSLHWHDKTIGLETMCVGGGQGMAMIVERLG
- a CDS encoding SDR family oxidoreductase, with amino-acid sequence MTAKTARPCVGRLAGRVALVTGASRGIGLAIAQRFVDEGARVVITGRKPVPLAEAVTALGGPSVAHGVPGAADDPEHRARAVTEATRTFGPLDILVNNAGINPVYGPLTGLDLDAARKIMEINTLAALGWVQQACATGFGDRDAAVVNISSVSASRPAANIAFYGVSKAALHQLTAALAVELAPRIRVNAVAPAVVKTRFAAALYAGRESEVAAGYPLARLGDPADVAAAVAFLASPDAAWITGQSLIVDGGLTIAGRVAE
- a CDS encoding acyl-CoA dehydrogenase family protein, translating into MDFEFDGRTEELRAQLLDFMTEWVYPAEPVFADQARESGWSHPPILDDLRAEARRRGLWNLFLPGVYGAGLTNLQYAPLAEITGHSPSVAPAALNCAAPDTGNMEVLAEFGTEEQRKEWLEPLLDGRIRSAFAMTEPEVASSDASNIATRIERDGDDYVINGRKWFITGAMSPLCQIFIVMGKTDPDAPQHRQQSQILVPRDTPGVTVRRGMETFGFDDADHGGHAEIDFVDVRVPAKNLISTEGSGFAIAQARLGPGRIHHCMRLIGMAERALELMCRRVSNRQAFGGPLADQGVIQDWIAESRVRIEQARLLALKTAWLMDTVGNKGARTEIQAIKIVVPEMAQWVVDRAIQAHGAAGVSQDTPLARLWVAARTIRLADGPDEVHRRSLARRELRRHQPTDG
- a CDS encoding SDR family NAD(P)-dependent oxidoreductase, encoding MTPVGLDLDDAVVVVTGGASGIGAALAERFVAAGARVVVNDLDVVAAERVAARIGALAIAGDAADADFVDRLVERVWTEYGALDLFCANIGIAPAGGLDASDETWARAWQVNVLSQVYAARALLPNWLADGQGRLLVTVSAAGLLTMLGNAPYSVTKHAALSLAEWLRASYEHRGITVQALCPQGVRTPMLARSGTMGSALLDDGALSADEVADAVLEALTDDRFLVLPHTEVADFYLRRAADPDRWLRAMNRLQQRHETARDRSRSQAAPAPPQRESS
- a CDS encoding phosphotransferase family protein; amino-acid sequence: MSARDAVSLPGLDLDRLRCYLDQHAPDLVDGELRADLMVGGRSNLTYAVTDGTSRWVLRRPPLGHVLATAHDMAREFRVLRALGPVGFPVPTTLLFCSAPAVLGAPFYLMEQVDGVVHRDPDELEQLGPDRVRALVLSLVETLADLHEVRPAGVGLADFGRVEGYNDRQVRRWKRQLDASRSRDVPGIEQLHDRLATAVPDCPDGTIVHGDFRLDNVLVGPAGEIRAVLDWEMSTLGDPLSDLALMLVYAGRPMLAVAGPARSALAVSGHPDTAEITAHYARRSGRDTSNMRWYVAFAAFKLAVILEGVHYRYVHGQTVGPGFDRIGAQVAPLVQQAHETLDAAV